AGTCACAAATTTATCAATGACATTCGGCAGAAGTCCGCCTGGAAAACCAGTTGTTAAACCGGACAAGACACCAGTAACAGCTCCAAGTAAAAACACATTGCGAATGTGAGGGAACAGCAGGATGCCTAAGAACATCATAGTGAGCATCATATCTGGCTTCATCCCACTGAAAAATGGCGGGATAATACTGTGCAATGCCAGTCCCATTGCGACAAATAAAGATAAAACGACTAAAACTTTTGTATTCATTTCTCAACTCTCCTCAGACTAAGCTCTTATTTTTGAACTCCCCAATAATGACCTATGTCTTATTGCAGAAGAACTTACAAAATAGTATATCAGGTATTTCAGACCTTGTAAAAATAATTATTCGTGCTTTTTCTGGAATTCAGCCATGAATTCAGCAAGTGCTTCGCACGCTTCTAACGGCACAGCATTATAAATGGAAGCCCTGCAGCCCCCAATCGACCGGTGTCCGGCAAGACCTGAAAAGCCTTTTTCAATGGATTCTTTTAGAAAAGCCTTCGTTAAATTTTCATCTTTAAGAGTAAATGTAACATTCATTGCTGATCGGCTATCCTTTTCAGCGTGTCCCTTATAGAAGCCGCCGCTTTGGTCGATGCACGAATAAAGCAGACTTGCTTTCTTCTTATTCAGCTCTTCAATCGCTTTTAAACCGCCTTTATCCTGCATCCACTCCAGAACAAGGGAAAGCATGTAAATTGCAAATGTAGGAGGTGTATTGTATAGGGAATTCTGCTTTGAATGAGTGCTGTACTTCAAAATAGCAGGGATATCCTCATTTGCATTCTCAAGCATTTCTTTTTTTACTATTACGACTGTAACACCAGAAGGGCCAAGGTTTTTTTGAGCACCGGCATAAATAAGCGAGAAACGGCTGACGTCAATTTCCCTGCTCATGATGTCGCTTGACATGTCAGCAATTAAAGGCAGTTTTGTTGAAGGGAATTTTTTCCACTGCGTGCCGTAGATCGTATTGTTTGAGGTTAAGTGTACATAGCTTCCTTCTTCAGGATCCTCAAAGCTTTCCGGAATATATGTATAACGATCTTCTTTACTTGTTGCAATGATAGTCGTGCTTCCGAGTTTGCCTGCTTCTGATTGTGCTTTTTCAGACCAGACTCCGCTCATGATGAAATGGGCAGAAGACCCGTCTTTTAAAAAGTTCATCGGAATCATGGCAAACTGAAGGCTTGCCCCGCCTTGAAGAAATAGTACTTCATAATCCTCAGGGATTTCCATCAGTTCTCTCAATAAAGAGGCTGCTCGGTTGTGAACTTCTTCATAAGGTTTGCTTCTGTGGCTCAGTTCCATGACTGACATGCCTGTTCCGTTAAAATCAACAAGTTCGCTTTGCGCTTTCTCCAAAACAGCAAGAGGTATTGCTGCTGGCCCTGCGTTAAAGTTATACGTTCTTTTCATGGGAAAATGACACTCCTTACTTTGTCGCGTTGCATGATTAAATACTTTTTATTATCCTAACATGAAAAAGGGGGTTGGAGTCGGAATTTTAAAAAAATATTACAATCAACAAAAAAACCCGCATTATGCGGGGGTTAGAGCAAGTCTTCCTGAATGGATGATGCGATTTGCTTTAAGTCTTCTGGTGTATATTCTTCTGTATGCGTTTTCCAGACAGCGCCAAAACCATCGCCCTTTCCATAGCGGGGAATCAGGTGAATATGATAGTGAAACACAGATTGTCCAGCTTTTTCGCCGTTATTATTAAGAATATTCATGCCGATAGGCTCGAATTGTTTTTTTATGGAATTTGCAATTTTTGGAACGACTTCAAATAGATTTCGTGCAATATCCGGTGTAAGCTCGTAAATATTTTCTTTATGTATTTTTGGAATAACTAGTGTATGTCCTTTTGTTACTTGACTAATATCCAGAAAAGCAACCACATGTTCGTTTTCAAAAACCTTTGCGCTCGGAATCTCACCGTTCACAATTTTGCAGAAAATACATCCGCTCATCATGTTTCATCCCTTTCTCATTATAAACTGAACTTAACCGTATTTTACCATAAATAATTGAGGGATAAAATCACTTAAGAAAAGTGCAAGCGCCTTTTTGTGCAGGGATGGCGGATCCGTTCCGGCCGAGGAGTTAGGCCATACTCTGCCATCTTTGTGCAAACCCTTTCTCTTTCCTAAATAAGAAACAGGATGATCAAAAAGATCATCCTGTCCTGCAGAGGAAGCAAACTGGCGCAGCTTAAAATTTAAGGCTCGCAAAACTCTTTGTCATCTCCCTCATTTACTAGGAAATGAAGGAAAAAAAGAGTGAATAATCGTTGTTAAACATTGTTCAAAGCAACCATCCCCTAGTTAAGAAAATCACATAAAGGATAAACTCTTAACAAATCAGTAAACGGTCTTTGACGAACACCTCATTCACAAAATGAATTTATATATGAGCATCTATTACTAAAAGTAACGGCCCGTAGACACCTCATCTCGAAATGGAAATTGATCATCATTTTATCAATGTTAACTTACTCATGGATTCCTTAACATAAACTGTCTTTAACACACACCTCATTTGAAATGAATGTCTGTGACAGCTGCTTTCCTCTACACTCATTATGATGTCCGGAAAAGAATTGATTATGCATTGTAAATTAGCAAAAGTGTCACGTGATTTGTTAAAATAAAAGAAAACGGTGAAG
The window above is part of the Metabacillus dongyingensis genome. Proteins encoded here:
- the serC gene encoding 3-phosphoserine/phosphohydroxythreonine transaminase, translating into MKRTYNFNAGPAAIPLAVLEKAQSELVDFNGTGMSVMELSHRSKPYEEVHNRAASLLRELMEIPEDYEVLFLQGGASLQFAMIPMNFLKDGSSAHFIMSGVWSEKAQSEAGKLGSTTIIATSKEDRYTYIPESFEDPEEGSYVHLTSNNTIYGTQWKKFPSTKLPLIADMSSDIMSREIDVSRFSLIYAGAQKNLGPSGVTVVIVKKEMLENANEDIPAILKYSTHSKQNSLYNTPPTFAIYMLSLVLEWMQDKGGLKAIEELNKKKASLLYSCIDQSGGFYKGHAEKDSRSAMNVTFTLKDENLTKAFLKESIEKGFSGLAGHRSIGGCRASIYNAVPLEACEALAEFMAEFQKKHE
- a CDS encoding HIT family protein, producing MSGCIFCKIVNGEIPSAKVFENEHVVAFLDISQVTKGHTLVIPKIHKENIYELTPDIARNLFEVVPKIANSIKKQFEPIGMNILNNNGEKAGQSVFHYHIHLIPRYGKGDGFGAVWKTHTEEYTPEDLKQIASSIQEDLL